A region of Oncorhynchus masou masou isolate Uvic2021 chromosome 29, UVic_Omas_1.1, whole genome shotgun sequence DNA encodes the following proteins:
- the LOC135521090 gene encoding probable serpin E3 — protein MRRLSMTSLFVCFWLAGSGQCDASFQDSMGELHTEFAVRLYQTLKETENNSNLIVSPLSVSLSLGLLQLGARGNTLAQLEAALGYDVNDMQVQDFLLRSQRDVGNSSQGVRLQQACALFIQTGVQLLPVFTQHAAALSNSSLVRANFSQHNQTRSQLQQWGRNHGTGGPLQTGGSGELFGSGEAQGEASLWGKRLQMALVNTVNFRGVWQKQFLFTDTQNLPFTLSDGSTIKVPMMHQATEVNFGQFRTLSDQRYTVLELPYLGRFLSLLVALPSDRKTPLSSLESQLTPRAVATWDTGLRRTKMDVFLPRFKMQSRFNLRSVLPSMGVRDTFNPMAADFTGISAEEGLYVSDAFHEARIEVTEDGTKAAAVTAMVLLKRSRAPVFKADRPFFFLLRQVSTGSVLFMGRVMNPAEQAP, from the exons ATGCGTCGCCTGTCGATGACCTCACTATTCGTCTGCTTCTGGTTGGCGGGGAGCGGTCAGTGTGACGCCAGCTTTCAGGACTCCATGGGAGAGCTGCACACAGAGTTCGCCGTCAGACTCTACCAAACGCTCAAAGAGACGGAGAATAACTCCAACCTGATCGTGTCGCCGCTGAGCGTCTCGCTGTCCTTGGGACTTCTGCAGCTGGGCGCCCGCGGCAACACGCTGGCACAACTGGAGGCGGCGTTGGGATATGACGTCAACG ACATGCAGGTGCAGGACTTCCTGTTGCGGTCGCAGAGGGACGTGGGCAACTCCAGTCAAGGGGTACGGCTCCAGCAGGCCTGCGCCCTATTCATCCAGACCGGCGTCCAGCTCCTTCCTGTTTTTACCCAGCATGCAGCAGCCCTGAGCAACAGCAGTCTGGTCCGAGCCAACTTCAGTCAGCACAACCAAACCCGCAGCCAGCTGCAACAGTGGGGACGTAACCACGGCACTGGTGGGCCGCTCCAGACCGGTGGCAGCGGAGAGCTGTTTGGGTCTGGCGAGGCCCAGGGAGAAGCCTCGTTGTGGGGCAAGCGGCTGCAGATGGCCCTGGTCAACACTGTAAACTTCCGGGGAGTGTGGCAGAAACAGTTCCTCTTCACTGATACCCAGAACCTTCCCTTCACCCTGTCGGACGGCAGCACCATCAAGGTGCCCATGATGCACCAGGCCACAGAGGTCAACTTTG GGCAGTTCCGCACCTTGTCAGACCAGCGTTACACAGTCCTGGAACTGCCGTACTTGGGCCGCTTCCTCAGTCTGCTGGTGGCTCTGCCCAGTGACAGGAAGACACCTCTGTCCTCGCTGGAATCCCAGTTAACACCCCGCGCTGTGGCCACTTGGGACACTGGCCTCCGCAGAACCAAGATGGATGTCTTTCTCCCCAG GTTTAAAATGCAGAGTAGGTTCAACCTGAGGTCGGTTCTGCCGTCAATGGGGGTCAGAGACACATTCAACCCAATGGCAGCAGACTTCACCGGCAtctcag CAGAGGAAGGCCTGTATGTGTCAGATGCCTTTCATGAGGCCAGGATAGAGGTAACAGAGGACGGGACCAAGGCAGCGGCAGTAACCGCCATGGTGCTACTCAAACGATCCCGAGCTCCCGTCTTCAAAGCAGACAGACCTTTCTTCTTCCTCCTGCGACAAGTCAGCACAG gatCTGTTCTATTTATGGGGCGTGTGATGAATCCAGCTGAACAGGCACCCTAg